The following are encoded together in the bacterium genome:
- a CDS encoding DUF3795 domain-containing protein, producing MDREEQKLIGACGLDCYLCPRFHTKDRNKCPGCKLIETNTWCGIFQCCVLQKYLVTCADCEEYPCERLLPLPGQRFHKLRRPNLDRIKEIGIEFMLKEQKGKHSLLKYLLDNYDDGYSINFYCLVCNFMPVSLIEDAISEVKKMIANHQIDSSDLRLKIATLKSVIKRNSDYLPR from the coding sequence ATGGATAGAGAAGAACAAAAACTTATTGGTGCCTGTGGATTAGATTGTTATCTTTGCCCAAGATTTCACACTAAAGATAGGAATAAATGCCCCGGTTGTAAATTGATTGAGACGAATACCTGGTGTGGAATATTTCAATGTTGCGTTCTACAAAAGTATCTTGTAACCTGTGCTGATTGTGAAGAATATCCCTGTGAAAGATTATTACCATTACCAGGTCAAAGGTTTCATAAACTAAGAAGACCTAATCTGGATAGAATTAAAGAGATTGGGATAGAATTTATGCTTAAAGAACAAAAGGGAAAACACTCACTCTTAAAATATCTATTAGATAATTATGATGATGGTTACTCAATAAATTTTTATTGCCTGGTTTGTAATTTTATGCCAGTTAGTTTAATCGAAGATGCTATTAGTGAAGTAAAAAAGATGATAGCTAATCACCAGATAGATAGTTCGGATTTAAGATTAAAGATAGCTACTTTAAAAAGCGTTATTAAAAGAAATAGCGATTATTTACCCAGATAA
- a CDS encoding Gx transporter family protein, giving the protein MKRLNNEQLYLISRTKKLAQIAVLVSLATVLNTLENTYLPPMFPWLRIGLANIVTLIAIILFGIKGGVVVAGLRSVLSSLLRGSLFSPAFILGFSGGVISAIVMAIFYKVGKKIFSFIGISIIGAVANNLTQIVVAYFILIKHSGCFYLVPLFLLSSLVTGFFNGVVVIYLNKQLQLSAFGYQP; this is encoded by the coding sequence ATGAAGAGATTGAACAACGAACAACTATACCTTATATCCAGAACCAAAAAATTAGCCCAAATAGCCGTTTTAGTCTCATTGGCTACGGTATTAAATACTTTAGAAAATACCTACCTGCCACCGATGTTCCCCTGGCTAAGGATTGGATTAGCTAATATCGTAACTTTAATCGCCATAATCTTATTTGGCATCAAAGGAGGCGTGGTTGTAGCAGGACTACGAAGTGTTTTAAGCAGTTTGTTAAGAGGCAGTTTATTTTCTCCAGCGTTTATTTTAGGATTTAGCGGTGGAGTGATTTCAGCCATAGTGATGGCGATATTTTACAAGGTCGGTAAAAAGATATTTAGTTTCATTGGGATAAGTATTATTGGTGCTGTGGCTAATAATTTAACTCAAATTGTCGTTGCCTATTTTATTTTAATCAAACATTCGGGTTGTTTTTATCTTGTGCCTCTATTCCTTTTGTCTTCGTTAGTCACTGGTTTTTTCAATGGCGTAGTAGTTATTTATCTGAATAAACAGCTACAACTGTCAGCATTCGGGTATCAGCCGTAA